A genome region from Pseudomonas pergaminensis includes the following:
- a CDS encoding NAD(P)H-quinone oxidoreductase yields MTLPKEMTLIEITTPGAPEVLQPRRADVPVAGPGEILIRVHAAGVNRPDALQRAGKYPMKPGMSPIPGLEVAGEVVALGDGVSEYVVGDKVCALTNGGGYAQFCSVPASQALPIPEGMDWIQAAAVPETFFTVWANLFGLGGAHKGQRVLIHGGTSGIGTTALMLCREFGIQAFATAGSADKCAAIAKLGAEPINYREQDFAEVIAKRTGDKGVNVILDIMGASYLNNNIKSLAMDGHLVMLGFLGGGKANDVDLLSILGKRAVITGSLLRARTREEKAAIAEQLREYVWPVLAAGRCLPIIDKVYEYTDAAQAHARMEGGDHIGKIVLRVE; encoded by the coding sequence ATGACGCTTCCTAAAGAAATGACCCTGATTGAAATCACCACCCCCGGCGCACCTGAAGTGCTGCAACCGCGCCGCGCCGATGTGCCGGTCGCAGGCCCTGGCGAAATCCTGATCCGCGTGCATGCCGCCGGGGTCAACCGCCCAGACGCCCTGCAGCGCGCCGGCAAGTACCCGATGAAACCCGGCATGAGCCCGATCCCAGGCCTGGAAGTGGCCGGCGAAGTGGTCGCCCTGGGCGATGGCGTGAGCGAGTACGTCGTCGGCGACAAGGTCTGCGCCCTGACCAATGGCGGCGGCTACGCGCAGTTCTGCAGCGTACCGGCCAGCCAGGCCCTGCCGATCCCGGAGGGCATGGACTGGATTCAAGCCGCCGCCGTGCCGGAGACCTTCTTTACCGTGTGGGCCAACCTGTTCGGCCTCGGCGGTGCGCACAAAGGCCAGCGCGTGCTGATCCACGGCGGTACGAGCGGCATCGGCACCACCGCCCTGATGCTGTGCCGCGAATTTGGCATCCAGGCCTTCGCCACCGCCGGCAGTGCCGACAAGTGTGCCGCGATTGCCAAGCTGGGCGCCGAGCCGATCAATTATCGCGAGCAGGACTTTGCCGAGGTCATCGCCAAGCGGACCGGCGACAAGGGCGTGAACGTGATCCTCGACATCATGGGCGCCTCCTACTTGAACAACAACATCAAGTCCCTGGCCATGGACGGTCACCTGGTGATGCTGGGCTTCCTCGGTGGCGGCAAGGCCAACGACGTCGACCTGCTGAGCATCCTTGGCAAACGGGCGGTGATTACCGGCTCGCTGTTGCGTGCACGCACCCGGGAAGAAAAGGCCGCGATTGCCGAACAACTGCGCGAATACGTGTGGCCGGTGCTGGCCGCCGGGCGTTGCCTGCCGATCATTGACAAGGTGTACGAATACACCGACGCCGCCCAGGCCCATGCGCGGATGGAGGGCGGTGATCACATTGGCAAGATCGTGCTGCGCGTGGAGTAA
- a CDS encoding TonB family protein — protein sequence MLLLLVGGRAAQADSPLLSLDLPAQDLEHALQAYSRATGMAVLVDRELTRGRRAIGVRGRFTAQEALAMLLTGSGLMARYARSDAFTLQAPQVSQPPPTRGAAARSAVRINNSYATALQQAIEGSLCRSPLTRPGSFRALVQVWVNPDGVIEHSRLVSSTGDEQRDEALVRSLATARVERPAPSSLRQPVTLLLMPDTTGTRMECTAAKGASGG from the coding sequence TTGCTGTTGCTGCTGGTCGGTGGTCGCGCAGCGCAGGCAGATTCACCCCTGTTGTCGTTGGACCTGCCGGCGCAAGACCTGGAACACGCACTGCAAGCCTACAGCCGCGCCACCGGGATGGCGGTGCTGGTTGACCGCGAGTTGACGCGGGGCCGGCGTGCCATCGGGGTGCGCGGGCGCTTTACGGCGCAAGAGGCACTGGCGATGTTGCTGACAGGGAGTGGCCTGATGGCCCGTTATGCACGCAGCGATGCGTTTACCTTGCAGGCCCCGCAGGTCAGTCAGCCGCCCCCCACCCGTGGTGCGGCGGCACGCAGTGCTGTGCGGATCAACAACAGCTACGCGACGGCGCTGCAGCAAGCCATCGAAGGCAGCCTGTGCCGTTCGCCGCTGACCCGGCCCGGCAGTTTTCGTGCGCTGGTGCAGGTGTGGGTCAACCCGGACGGGGTGATCGAACACAGCCGGCTGGTCAGTTCCACCGGCGATGAACAACGCGATGAAGCACTGGTGCGCAGCCTGGCAACGGCGCGGGTCGAACGCCCGGCACCAAGCTCGTTGCGCCAACCGGTGACTTTACTTTTGATGCCTGACACAACAGGAACACGCATGGAATGCACAGCAGCGAAAGGAGCCTCGGGGGGATGA
- a CDS encoding alkene reductase, which translates to MNEPILSTPVKLGHHTLNNRIVLPPLTRQRSAQPGDIATDLMAEYYRQRASAGFMVSEGTQIEPRGQGYAWTPGIYSPAQIDGWRKVTEAVHAEGGVIFAQLWHVGRVSHNALQPDGAAPVAPSALQALQAKAFIETAPGEGELKQPPVPRALTILEIEELVGHYAQAARNALDAGFDGVEIHSANGYLVNQFISAHANQRDDEYGGSLHNRLRFLREIVEAVSAVVGPERLGVRFSPLFSGTDQDRVYIGLVEDDPHHTYVEAIKVLEESGIAYVSIAEADWDNAPVLPESFRRAVRDTFSGRIIYAGRYTAERGAGLVEAGLADLIAFGRPFIANPDLPQRLFNGWPLNPLRVEGMYGGGAEGYIDYPVYAQ; encoded by the coding sequence ATGAATGAGCCTATTTTAAGTACTCCGGTAAAACTGGGGCACCACACGCTGAACAACCGTATTGTGCTGCCGCCGTTGACACGCCAGCGCAGTGCGCAACCGGGCGATATCGCCACCGACTTGATGGCCGAGTACTACCGCCAGCGCGCGAGTGCCGGTTTCATGGTCAGCGAGGGCACACAGATTGAACCGCGTGGCCAGGGCTATGCCTGGACGCCAGGTATCTACTCCCCGGCGCAGATCGACGGCTGGCGCAAGGTCACCGAGGCGGTGCATGCCGAAGGCGGGGTGATCTTCGCCCAACTGTGGCACGTTGGCCGGGTGTCCCATAACGCCTTGCAGCCAGACGGCGCGGCACCTGTCGCACCCTCGGCACTCCAGGCGCTACAGGCCAAGGCCTTCATCGAAACCGCGCCGGGCGAGGGGGAGCTGAAGCAACCGCCAGTGCCGCGTGCCTTGACCATCCTGGAGATCGAGGAACTGGTCGGGCACTACGCCCAGGCCGCACGCAATGCACTGGATGCCGGGTTCGACGGGGTGGAGATCCATTCGGCGAATGGTTACCTGGTCAACCAGTTCATCTCGGCCCACGCCAACCAGCGTGATGACGAATACGGTGGCTCGCTGCACAACCGCCTGCGCTTTCTGCGCGAGATCGTCGAAGCCGTGAGCGCGGTGGTCGGGCCTGAGCGGCTGGGGGTGCGTTTCTCACCGCTGTTCAGCGGCACTGATCAGGACCGGGTGTATATCGGCCTGGTGGAAGACGATCCGCATCACACCTACGTCGAAGCGATCAAGGTGCTGGAAGAGTCGGGCATCGCCTATGTGTCCATTGCCGAAGCAGACTGGGACAACGCCCCAGTGTTGCCCGAATCGTTCCGCCGCGCGGTGCGCGACACGTTCAGCGGGCGCATCATCTACGCCGGTCGCTACACCGCTGAGCGCGGTGCCGGTCTGGTCGAAGCCGGGCTGGCGGACTTGATCGCGTTCGGGCGGCCGTTCATAGCCAACCCGGACTTGCCACAGCGGTTGTTCAACGGGTGGCCGTTGAATCCGCTGCGGGTGGAAGGGATGTACGGCGGTGGTGCAGAGGGCTATATCGACTACCCGGTGTACGCCCAATAG
- a CDS encoding DoxX family protein: protein MNESTRQDLGLLFLRISGALFLLWVHGLPKLLNYNEQLKLIEDPFHLGATITLLLAIFAEVLCPLLIIAGVLVRLACLPILAVLLIALWVVHPEWTLFEGQFGWLLLIIFTTLLISGPGRLVLGQRFS from the coding sequence ATGAACGAATCGACGCGTCAGGACCTGGGACTATTGTTTCTGCGGATCAGCGGGGCGCTGTTCCTGCTGTGGGTGCATGGCTTGCCCAAGTTGCTCAACTACAACGAGCAATTGAAGCTGATCGAAGATCCGTTTCACCTGGGGGCGACTATCACGTTGCTGCTGGCGATTTTCGCTGAAGTGCTGTGCCCGCTGCTGATCATTGCCGGGGTGCTGGTACGCCTGGCGTGCCTGCCGATCCTGGCGGTGCTGTTGATCGCTTTGTGGGTGGTGCACCCGGAGTGGACGTTGTTCGAAGGGCAGTTCGGCTGGCTGCTGTTGATCATCTTCACCACCTTGCTGATCAGCGGGCCCGGTCGCCTGGTCCTGGGCCAGCGTTTCTCCTGA
- a CDS encoding alpha/beta fold hydrolase: MSTFVAKDGTQIYFKDWGSGKPVLFSHGWPLDADMWEYQMEYLSSRGFRTIAFDRRGFGRSDQPWTGNDYNTFADDIAQLIEHLDLKDVTLVGFSMGGGDVARYIARHGSARVAGLVLLGAVTPLFGQKPDYPQGVPTEVFDGIKAGLLKDRAQFISDFNTPFFGLNKGQKVSDGVLTQTLQVAMLASLKSTVDCVTAFSETDFRPDMTRIDVPTLVIHGDGDQIVPFETTGKVAAASIKGAELKVYKDAPHGFAVTHAQQLNEDLLAFLQR; the protein is encoded by the coding sequence ATGAGCACATTCGTCGCCAAAGACGGTACCCAGATCTATTTCAAAGACTGGGGCAGCGGTAAACCCGTGCTGTTCAGCCACGGCTGGCCGCTGGACGCCGACATGTGGGAATACCAGATGGAATACCTGAGCAGCCGCGGCTTTCGCACCATCGCGTTTGACCGCCGTGGGTTCGGCCGCTCGGATCAACCCTGGACCGGCAACGACTACAACACCTTCGCCGACGATATCGCCCAGTTGATCGAACACCTGGACCTCAAGGACGTGACCCTGGTGGGCTTCTCCATGGGCGGTGGCGACGTCGCCCGCTACATCGCACGCCATGGCAGCGCACGCGTGGCCGGGTTGGTACTGCTGGGCGCGGTGACACCGCTGTTCGGCCAGAAACCGGACTACCCGCAGGGTGTGCCGACTGAAGTATTCGATGGCATCAAGGCCGGCCTGTTGAAAGACCGTGCGCAATTTATCAGCGACTTCAACACGCCGTTCTTCGGCCTCAACAAGGGCCAGAAGGTCTCTGATGGTGTGCTGACCCAGACCCTGCAAGTGGCGATGCTGGCATCCCTAAAGTCGACGGTGGATTGCGTGACCGCGTTCTCCGAAACCGACTTCCGCCCGGACATGACCAGGATCGACGTACCGACCCTGGTGATCCACGGTGACGGCGACCAGATCGTACCGTTCGAAACCACCGGTAAAGTGGCGGCCGCCTCGATCAAGGGCGCCGAACTGAAAGTCTACAAGGACGCGCCGCACGGGTTCGCCGTGACCCACGCGCAGCAGTTGAATGAAGACCTGCTGGCGTTCCTGCAACGCTGA
- a CDS encoding RNA polymerase sigma factor produces MKNSGHSTMVSLFLASYEDFKVRLRKRLGSEDLANDVLHETYLRVDRMDVPPNLQQPNAYLYRMALNIAADRRQADARLLTGSEVEELLQSADEAQDPSRVVGGQKDIQSLVKALYELPARRRKILIAARLEEAPHLEISQRFGISTRMVEKEIKAALGHCAKRLERKVIQRFGPGAGKPS; encoded by the coding sequence ATGAAAAATTCCGGGCACAGCACAATGGTCAGCTTGTTCCTGGCCTCCTACGAAGACTTCAAGGTGCGTTTGCGCAAGCGCCTGGGCTCGGAGGACCTGGCCAACGACGTGCTGCACGAGACGTACCTGCGGGTCGACCGCATGGACGTGCCGCCGAACCTGCAGCAGCCCAATGCCTACCTGTACCGCATGGCCCTGAACATCGCCGCCGACCGCCGCCAGGCCGATGCGCGCCTGCTCACCGGCAGCGAGGTGGAAGAGTTGCTGCAAAGCGCCGACGAAGCCCAGGACCCGTCGCGGGTGGTGGGCGGCCAGAAAGACATCCAATCCCTGGTCAAGGCCCTCTACGAGCTGCCGGCACGCCGGCGCAAAATCCTCATTGCCGCCCGCCTGGAGGAGGCGCCGCACCTGGAAATCTCCCAGCGTTTCGGCATTTCCACGCGCATGGTCGAGAAAGAAATCAAGGCTGCCCTGGGCCACTGTGCCAAGCGCCTGGAAAGAAAAGTGATTCAGCGGTTCGGTCCCGGGGCCGGAAAACCGTCTTAG
- a CDS encoding alginate export family protein produces the protein MMRRTGWGLAVLWPLLVSSVHADEQATRPAIKANRWQEDWSVLQDPALRTQPLDSLKYIPLSSANPYTYLSLGATLRERFEMNDASGFGVRDVKRDRYLIQRFQVHADLHLNEHWRVFTQLEDARAYDKTTIGGADQNRVDLRLAFAEYVNTFSSGTLKARVGRQDFAFDLQRFISSRDGPNVRQSFDALWADWETSNWRFIGIASQPVQYQDGRHFDDKSNSDARFHMVRVERLVGGNNELSAYYGVYERTAAHYLDADGDETRHLFDARLGGAAMGFDWDIEAMLQSGSVGNKDIRAWAGGSRTGYTFDSLAWKPRVGLQLDIASGDRKTGDGTVGTFNPLFPNGYYFSLAGYTGYSNLIHVKPSITVKPIDKLSVQTAIGLLWRQTTSDAVYTQPNLPVAGTAGQGNRWTGAYAQVRTDYVFSPNLTGAVEAVHYDVGQTLHDAGGDDSNYLGVELKFSW, from the coding sequence ATGATGCGCCGCACAGGCTGGGGCCTGGCCGTGCTGTGGCCGCTGCTCGTCAGCAGTGTCCACGCCGACGAGCAAGCGACACGCCCGGCCATCAAGGCCAACCGCTGGCAGGAAGACTGGTCGGTGCTGCAGGACCCGGCGCTGCGCACGCAGCCGCTGGACAGCTTGAAGTACATCCCGCTATCCAGCGCGAACCCCTATACCTACTTGTCCCTGGGCGCGACGTTGCGCGAGCGTTTCGAGATGAACGATGCCAGTGGCTTCGGTGTGCGGGATGTGAAGCGTGATCGCTACCTGATCCAGCGTTTCCAGGTCCACGCCGACCTGCATCTGAACGAGCACTGGCGCGTGTTCACCCAATTGGAAGATGCGCGGGCGTACGACAAGACGACAATCGGCGGCGCCGACCAGAATCGCGTCGACCTGCGCCTGGCCTTCGCCGAGTATGTGAATACCTTCAGCAGTGGGACCCTTAAGGCCCGTGTCGGGCGCCAGGATTTCGCCTTCGACCTGCAGCGCTTCATCTCATCGCGGGACGGCCCGAATGTGCGGCAGTCCTTCGATGCGCTGTGGGCCGACTGGGAGACCTCCAACTGGCGTTTTATCGGGATCGCCAGCCAGCCGGTGCAATATCAGGACGGGCGTCACTTCGACGACAAATCCAACAGCGATGCGCGCTTCCACATGGTCCGTGTGGAGCGACTGGTGGGCGGCAATAACGAGTTGTCCGCCTACTACGGCGTATATGAGCGCACCGCCGCTCACTACCTGGACGCCGACGGCGACGAGACCCGCCACCTGTTCGACGCACGCCTGGGCGGCGCGGCCATGGGCTTTGACTGGGACATCGAAGCGATGCTGCAAAGCGGCTCGGTCGGCAACAAGGACATTCGCGCCTGGGCCGGTGGCAGCCGTACCGGCTACACCTTCGACAGCCTGGCCTGGAAACCTCGCGTCGGTCTGCAACTGGACATCGCCTCGGGCGACCGCAAAACCGGGGATGGCACCGTCGGCACCTTCAACCCGCTGTTCCCCAACGGCTACTACTTTTCCCTGGCGGGCTACACCGGCTACAGCAACCTGATTCACGTCAAGCCGTCGATCACGGTCAAGCCGATCGACAAGCTCAGCGTGCAAACCGCCATCGGCCTGCTGTGGCGCCAAACCACCAGCGACGCGGTCTATACCCAGCCCAACCTGCCGGTGGCCGGCACCGCAGGCCAGGGCAATCGCTGGACCGGCGCCTATGCGCAAGTGCGCACCGATTATGTGTTCAGCCCCAACCTCACCGGCGCCGTCGAGGCCGTGCACTACGACGTGGGCCAGACCCTGCACGATGCTGGGGGTGACGACAGCAATTACCTGGGGGTCGAGCTCAAGTTCAGTTGGTAA
- a CDS encoding LysR family transcriptional regulator encodes MNWDDARVFLAVCRESTLRGAARVLGVDQATVGRRINALEKSLSATLFLRTSEGYALTAVGEAALLSVEKMERSALDLERQIQGLDDRLTGTVRVSTTDSLAIDFLIPSIARLHDKHPDVRVQLDASTQILSLAKREADIAVRNTRPDNPDLIARRIARWPVGLFASQGYIDRHGVPTPGSLFEGHDLVVYQPYLQSQKDMSLVSEPVARGRIVAALSSSLLVRRSIAAGIGIGEIPVYTGERDGLVRLWPQRTRPLPYDVWLVTHADLRHTARVRAVIDEIVAAFAGTGE; translated from the coding sequence ATGAATTGGGATGATGCACGGGTGTTCCTGGCAGTGTGCCGTGAGTCCACACTGCGCGGTGCCGCGCGGGTGCTGGGGGTGGACCAGGCCACGGTAGGGCGGCGGATCAATGCCTTGGAAAAGTCCTTGAGCGCGACCTTGTTCCTGCGCACCTCCGAAGGCTATGCGCTCACGGCGGTAGGTGAAGCGGCGTTGCTCTCGGTGGAGAAAATGGAGCGTTCGGCCCTCGACCTGGAGCGGCAGATCCAGGGCCTGGATGACCGCCTGACCGGCACGGTGCGGGTCAGCACCACCGACTCCCTGGCCATCGACTTTCTGATTCCGTCCATCGCGCGCCTGCACGACAAGCACCCCGACGTGCGCGTGCAACTGGACGCCTCCACCCAGATCCTCAGCCTGGCCAAGCGTGAAGCCGATATCGCCGTGCGCAACACCCGCCCGGACAACCCCGACCTGATCGCCCGGCGCATTGCGCGCTGGCCGGTCGGGCTGTTTGCGTCCCAGGGCTATATCGACCGCCACGGCGTGCCCACGCCGGGCAGCCTGTTCGAAGGCCATGACCTGGTGGTCTACCAACCCTACCTGCAAAGCCAGAAGGACATGAGCCTGGTCTCTGAGCCCGTAGCGCGCGGGCGCATTGTCGCCGCCTTGAGTTCCAGCCTGCTGGTACGCCGCTCCATCGCCGCGGGTATCGGCATTGGTGAAATCCCGGTGTACACCGGTGAGCGCGACGGGCTGGTGCGCCTGTGGCCGCAGCGTACCCGGCCACTGCCGTATGACGTGTGGCTGGTGACCCATGCCGACCTGCGCCACACCGCCCGGGTGCGGGCGGTGATCGATGAAATCGTGGCGGCGTTTGCCGGCACCGGGGAGTGA
- a CDS encoding YbfB/YjiJ family MFS transporter, producing MLDTPVSSRSAVWLPIFAGLCASLVSIGLARFAYTPLIPTLIQAQWFSANDVVYLGAANLVGYLIGALIGRPIAQRTSNKTALRIMMVAVTLAFFACGFALSVVWFFAWRLLSGIAGGAIMVLVAATVLPHVPAARRGLASGAIFLGIGLGIAGSGTLVPPLLSLGLQQTWFGLGLLALVLTAASWFAWPTGTLQEAPAPTGTSARMPSGVYLLFAQYAFMAAGLVPAMVFLVDYVARGLGAGAHTGAMIWVMYGLGAIVGPVSYGFLADKLGARLSIRVVLVVQAIAVGLLPVAGSFTALAVLAVLLGSFPPGIVPLALARVHELLPNHHQQQVAWSRATVSFATFQALSGFAYSALFNSSGGQHVLLFLIAAGAIVVALALELGMIVLNRRPLDTVPTHTLIAAGTLK from the coding sequence ATGCTCGACACCCCTGTTTCATCCCGCAGCGCGGTCTGGCTGCCGATCTTCGCCGGCCTGTGTGCCAGCCTGGTCAGCATTGGCCTGGCGCGCTTCGCCTATACGCCACTGATTCCAACGCTGATCCAGGCCCAATGGTTTTCCGCCAATGACGTGGTCTATCTCGGCGCCGCTAACCTGGTGGGCTACCTGATCGGTGCGCTGATCGGCCGGCCCATCGCCCAGCGCACCTCGAACAAGACTGCCCTGCGCATCATGATGGTCGCGGTGACCCTGGCGTTCTTCGCCTGTGGCTTTGCGCTGTCGGTGGTGTGGTTCTTCGCCTGGCGCCTGCTGTCGGGGATTGCCGGCGGCGCGATCATGGTGCTGGTGGCCGCCACCGTGCTGCCCCACGTGCCGGCTGCCCGTCGGGGCCTGGCCAGTGGCGCGATTTTCCTGGGCATCGGCCTGGGCATTGCCGGCTCCGGTACGCTCGTGCCGCCGCTGTTGAGCCTGGGCTTGCAGCAGACCTGGTTTGGCCTGGGCCTGTTGGCATTGGTGTTGACGGCGGCCAGCTGGTTCGCCTGGCCCACCGGTACGCTGCAGGAAGCACCGGCCCCCACGGGCACTTCAGCGCGGATGCCATCCGGCGTGTACCTGCTGTTCGCCCAGTACGCCTTTATGGCGGCGGGCCTGGTGCCGGCAATGGTGTTCCTAGTCGACTACGTGGCCCGTGGCCTGGGTGCCGGTGCACACACTGGCGCGATGATCTGGGTGATGTACGGCCTGGGCGCGATTGTGGGCCCGGTGAGCTACGGGTTCCTCGCCGACAAACTCGGCGCGCGCTTGAGTATCCGCGTGGTGCTGGTGGTGCAGGCAATTGCGGTGGGCCTGTTGCCGGTGGCCGGCTCCTTTACCGCCCTGGCAGTGCTGGCGGTGCTCCTGGGTTCCTTCCCACCGGGCATCGTGCCGCTGGCCCTGGCACGGGTGCATGAACTGCTGCCCAACCATCACCAGCAACAAGTGGCCTGGAGCCGCGCCACCGTGTCCTTTGCAACGTTCCAGGCGCTGTCCGGGTTTGCCTATTCAGCCCTGTTCAACAGCAGCGGCGGCCAACATGTGCTGCTGTTCCTGATCGCCGCCGGCGCGATCGTGGTCGCACTCGCCCTTGAACTGGGCATGATTGTGCTGAACCGTCGACCGCTCGACACGGTCCCAACCCATACGCTCATCGCTGCAGGTACTTTGAAATGA
- a CDS encoding VOC family protein, with translation MSRKVRTVALAVTLLAEAMMGNAFAATAAVAVAPQYDTSHVYVAPADVDRFTQSFLATFGGKSTPQVVVNVLPVPSSTTSQLLQTPVGTVSLFGFTTPIPHPFGQERNGYLVKDMDLALKAARENGAAVIVSDFPDPIGRDAVVQWPGGVNMQLYWHTKAPDYAAFQTVPENRVYLSAERADSFIKSFVGFSHGKVLTDDKHAPGVDIGQANGNYRRVDIESPFGRMAVLVTNGQLPYPFGHETTGYQVADLTATLGKATGSGAKVLVPAFDSKGRRSALVEFPGGYVAEIHQLNAAK, from the coding sequence ATGAGCAGAAAAGTAAGGACGGTTGCGCTAGCAGTCACGTTGCTGGCCGAGGCCATGATGGGCAACGCCTTTGCAGCGACAGCGGCGGTCGCCGTGGCTCCGCAATACGACACCAGCCACGTTTACGTCGCCCCGGCCGATGTGGACCGTTTTACCCAGAGTTTCCTGGCCACATTCGGCGGCAAAAGCACGCCCCAAGTGGTGGTGAACGTGTTGCCGGTGCCCAGCAGCACCACCTCGCAACTGTTGCAGACACCCGTTGGCACAGTGTCGCTGTTCGGTTTCACCACGCCGATCCCGCACCCGTTCGGCCAGGAGCGCAACGGTTACCTGGTCAAGGACATGGATCTCGCCCTCAAGGCCGCCCGGGAAAACGGCGCGGCGGTGATCGTCAGCGACTTCCCCGACCCGATCGGACGTGACGCGGTGGTGCAGTGGCCAGGCGGTGTGAACATGCAACTCTACTGGCACACCAAGGCCCCGGATTACGCCGCGTTCCAGACCGTGCCGGAAAACCGCGTGTACCTCAGCGCCGAGCGTGCCGACAGCTTCATCAAATCGTTTGTCGGCTTCTCCCATGGCAAGGTGCTGACGGATGACAAACACGCCCCTGGCGTGGATATCGGCCAAGCCAACGGTAACTACCGTCGCGTCGACATCGAATCGCCGTTCGGGCGCATGGCCGTGCTGGTCACCAACGGCCAACTGCCCTACCCGTTCGGCCATGAGACCACCGGCTATCAAGTGGCTGACCTGACGGCCACCCTGGGCAAGGCCACCGGCTCCGGCGCCAAAGTGTTGGTGCCTGCGTTCGACAGCAAAGGCCGTCGCAGCGCTTTGGTGGAGTTTCCGGGCGGCTACGTCGCGGAGATCCATCAACTCAACGCCGCAAAATGA
- a CDS encoding type 1 glutamine amidotransferase domain-containing protein translates to MKVLMVLTSHDQLGDTGRKTGFWLEEFAAPYYAFKDAGAEVVLASPAGGQPPLDPVSDQPDFQTEQTHRFAADPAAQQALATTLKLDSVNADDFDTVFYPGGHGPLWDLAESPVSIALIESFERAGKPIGFVCHAPGALRHVKAVNGDPLVKGRRVTGFSNSEEAAVELTNVVPFLVEDEFKKLGGLYEKGADWQSFVITDGLLVTGQNPGSSSDVAKALLTLTA, encoded by the coding sequence ATGAAAGTATTAATGGTACTGACCTCTCACGACCAGCTCGGCGATACCGGGCGCAAGACCGGCTTTTGGCTCGAAGAGTTTGCCGCCCCCTATTACGCGTTCAAGGACGCCGGTGCCGAGGTGGTGCTGGCTTCTCCTGCCGGCGGCCAGCCGCCCCTGGACCCGGTGAGCGACCAGCCGGACTTCCAGACCGAACAGACCCACCGCTTCGCCGCCGACCCGGCTGCGCAGCAGGCCCTGGCGACCACGCTGAAGCTCGATTCGGTCAACGCCGATGACTTCGACACCGTGTTCTACCCAGGCGGCCACGGCCCGCTGTGGGACCTGGCGGAGTCGCCGGTGTCGATCGCCCTGATCGAGTCCTTCGAGCGCGCTGGCAAGCCGATCGGTTTCGTCTGCCACGCACCGGGCGCCTTGCGTCATGTCAAGGCGGTCAACGGCGACCCGTTGGTCAAGGGCCGTCGCGTCACCGGGTTCTCCAACTCGGAAGAAGCGGCAGTGGAACTGACCAATGTGGTGCCGTTCCTGGTGGAAGATGAGTTCAAGAAGTTGGGTGGCCTTTATGAGAAAGGCGCTGATTGGCAATCCTTTGTCATCACCGATGGCTTGCTGGTCACCGGGCAAAACCCTGGCAGTTCCAGTGATGTCGCCAAAGCCCTGCTGACACTCACCGCTTAA
- a CDS encoding FecR family protein produces the protein MNIFSLSTARQSAASPLHDEARDWLVLLTSGRATVADAKALKAWCAQSPEHAQAFEQAKTLWQHVAPALEHVSQPRSFGRRAFLGGAIAASAAVVMVRVGVPGGFAGLTADYRTEVGEQRQVLLSDGISLELNTQTRISRVGQGIELLEGEVEVVAHVVQPLKVQAGEGWVSAAQARFNLRNTDYNVCVTCIEGSLLVDIAGRSVRLDSGRQLTYGAAGVSDVTTVDTQTVVAWREQVLVFNNATLATVVDEINRYRPGMLVLLNKQLGQRRVQARFSLQQLAGVALLIRDAYGAKCTELPGGVVLLS, from the coding sequence TTGAATATTTTTAGCCTCTCCACCGCCCGGCAATCCGCCGCCAGCCCCCTGCACGATGAAGCCCGCGATTGGCTGGTCCTGCTGACCTCGGGCCGCGCCACCGTGGCCGATGCCAAGGCCCTCAAGGCCTGGTGCGCACAAAGCCCGGAACATGCCCAGGCATTCGAGCAGGCCAAGACGCTGTGGCAGCACGTGGCGCCTGCGCTGGAGCACGTCTCGCAACCGCGCAGCTTTGGCCGGCGTGCCTTCCTGGGCGGTGCGATCGCCGCCTCTGCCGCTGTGGTAATGGTTCGCGTCGGCGTACCGGGTGGCTTTGCCGGGCTCACCGCCGATTACCGCACCGAGGTCGGCGAGCAACGCCAAGTCCTGCTGAGCGACGGCATCAGCCTGGAACTCAACACCCAGACCCGCATCAGCCGGGTGGGGCAGGGCATCGAGCTGCTCGAGGGCGAAGTCGAAGTGGTCGCCCACGTGGTACAACCGCTCAAGGTCCAGGCCGGCGAAGGCTGGGTAAGCGCGGCACAGGCGCGCTTCAACCTGCGCAATACCGACTACAACGTGTGCGTCACCTGCATCGAAGGTTCACTTCTGGTGGACATCGCCGGGCGCAGCGTGCGCCTGGACAGCGGCCGGCAGCTCACCTACGGCGCTGCCGGCGTCAGCGACGTGACGACGGTAGACACCCAAACGGTCGTGGCCTGGCGTGAGCAAGTGCTGGTCTTCAACAACGCCACCCTGGCGACGGTGGTGGATGAAATCAACCGATACCGCCCCGGCATGCTGGTGCTGTTGAATAAGCAACTGGGCCAACGCCGGGTGCAAGCGCGGTTCAGTTTGCAGCAACTGGCGGGTGTGGCGTTGTTGATTCGGGATGCGTACGGGGCCAAGTGTACGGAGTTGCCGGGTGGGGTGGTGTTGTTGAGTTGA